From the Aquitalea magnusonii genome, one window contains:
- the fdxH gene encoding formate dehydrogenase subunit beta, translated as MSLQSQDILRRSASPTQPPIAREHKAEVAKLIDVSTCIGCKACQVACSEWNDLRDEVGSNVGVYDNPADLSAESWTVMRYSETEQNGKLEWLIRKDGCMHCADPGCLKACPSPGAIIQYANGIVDFQSEHCIGCGYCIAGCPFNVPRINQKDNKAYKCTLCSDRVSVGQEPACVKTCPTGAIRFGSKEDMKEYAQERVEELKTRGYANAGLYDPQGVGGTHVMYVLHHADQPELYHGLKKDPQISPVVSLWKGILKPLSTIGLAASVLFGFFHYIGVGPNKAEDDEEEDKA; from the coding sequence ATGTCACTGCAATCGCAAGATATCCTGCGCCGCTCCGCCAGCCCCACCCAGCCGCCGATTGCGCGCGAGCACAAGGCGGAAGTGGCCAAGCTGATCGACGTGTCCACCTGCATCGGCTGCAAGGCCTGTCAGGTGGCCTGTTCGGAGTGGAATGACCTGCGCGACGAGGTGGGCAGCAATGTCGGGGTGTACGACAACCCGGCCGACCTGTCCGCCGAAAGCTGGACGGTGATGCGTTACAGCGAAACCGAGCAGAACGGCAAGCTGGAATGGCTGATCCGCAAGGACGGCTGCATGCACTGCGCCGACCCCGGCTGCCTGAAAGCCTGTCCTTCGCCCGGTGCCATCATCCAGTACGCCAACGGCATCGTGGACTTCCAGTCCGAGCACTGCATTGGCTGCGGCTATTGCATTGCCGGCTGTCCGTTCAATGTGCCGCGCATCAACCAGAAGGATAACAAGGCCTACAAATGTACCTTGTGTTCCGACCGGGTAAGCGTGGGGCAGGAGCCGGCCTGTGTGAAAACCTGTCCCACCGGCGCCATCCGCTTTGGCAGCAAGGAGGACATGAAGGAATACGCACAGGAACGGGTGGAGGAGCTGAAAACCCGTGGCTATGCCAATGCCGGGCTGTACGATCCGCAAGGCGTGGGCGGCACCCATGTGATGTATGTGCTGCACCATGCCGATCAGCCCGAGCTGTACCACGGGCTGAAGAAGGACCCGCAGATCAGCCCGGTGGTCAGCCTGTGGAAGGGCATTCTCAAGCCGTTGTCCACCATCGGCCTGGCCGCTTCGGTGCTGTTCGGCTTCTTCCACTACATCGGCGTCGGCCCCAACAAGGCCGAAGATGACGAAGAGGAGGACAAGGCATGA
- a CDS encoding formate dehydrogenase subunit gamma, protein MSKEKLIKRYSAAERINHWIVALCFLLLAISGLAFFYPAFFWLTGVFGTPQLARIIHPFVGVLMFVGFARQFFRYWQHNFIDQEDIKWMKSVKSVLAGHEVGDTGKYNGGQKGMFWLMTGCLLVLICTGVVIWRPYFAYSFPIDVVRIALLLHAWSALALIAGIIVHVYAAIWVRGTIRAMVEGVVTHAWAKKHHPRWYREMTGDKHKP, encoded by the coding sequence ATGAGCAAGGAAAAGCTGATCAAGCGCTACAGCGCGGCGGAACGCATCAACCACTGGATCGTGGCGCTGTGTTTCCTGTTGCTGGCCATCTCCGGCCTGGCCTTTTTCTACCCGGCCTTCTTCTGGCTCACCGGGGTGTTTGGCACGCCGCAACTGGCGCGCATCATCCACCCCTTTGTCGGCGTGCTGATGTTTGTCGGTTTTGCCCGCCAGTTCTTCCGTTACTGGCAGCACAACTTCATCGACCAGGAAGACATCAAGTGGATGAAATCGGTGAAGTCGGTGCTGGCCGGGCATGAGGTAGGCGATACCGGCAAGTACAACGGTGGCCAGAAAGGCATGTTCTGGCTGATGACGGGCTGCCTGCTGGTGCTGATTTGCACCGGTGTCGTCATCTGGCGGCCCTACTTTGCCTACTCCTTCCCCATTGATGTGGTGCGCATTGCCCTGCTGCTGCATGCCTGGAGCGCACTGGCGCTGATTGCCGGCATCATCGTGCATGTGTACGCCGCCATCTGGGTGCGCGGCACCATCCGCGCCATGGTGGAAGGCGTGGTCACCCATGCCTGGGCCAAGAAGCATCACCCGCGCTGGTATCGTGAAATGACAGGAGACAAGCACAAGCCATGA
- the fdhE gene encoding formate dehydrogenase accessory protein FdhE, whose protein sequence is MSIRIVPVEQLAERQAASLDITPLLLPQPATLYRQRAARLQQLAAGHVMADYLQLASRIAQAQHQLVHSQPVLLPVREAYFQQCAEHGLPPLGAMAWQRDAQWLQVLLALCTQLADGASAAVQQVLAQLLAAPAEQHEQAAQSLLCGDLTAVDSAQAPFIWAALSVYFSQLASQLQVAAVAEPGDARHLCPVCASAPVASVVRQGNEAGLRYLHCSLCESEWHMVRAKCSNCEATRDIGYWSLQDAHAAVRGESCGDCGSYLKILALDKDQQAEAVADDLASLALDAALEEQGFARSGLNPLLFPG, encoded by the coding sequence ATGAGCATACGCATTGTTCCGGTCGAGCAATTGGCCGAACGGCAGGCAGCCAGCCTGGACATCACCCCGCTGCTGCTGCCGCAGCCCGCCACGCTGTATCGTCAGCGCGCGGCGCGGCTGCAGCAGTTGGCTGCCGGCCATGTGATGGCCGATTACCTGCAACTGGCCAGCCGCATTGCCCAGGCGCAACACCAGTTGGTACACAGCCAGCCGGTGTTGCTGCCCGTGCGGGAGGCCTATTTCCAGCAATGTGCCGAGCACGGCCTGCCGCCCTTGGGGGCCATGGCCTGGCAACGTGACGCGCAGTGGCTGCAGGTGCTGCTTGCCCTGTGTACACAACTGGCGGACGGTGCCAGTGCAGCCGTGCAGCAGGTGCTGGCGCAGTTGCTGGCCGCACCGGCAGAGCAGCATGAACAGGCAGCCCAGTCACTGCTCTGCGGTGATCTGACCGCGGTGGATAGCGCGCAAGCGCCCTTCATCTGGGCGGCCTTGTCGGTGTACTTCAGCCAGTTGGCCAGCCAGTTGCAGGTGGCTGCCGTGGCCGAACCGGGCGATGCGCGTCATCTGTGTCCGGTCTGTGCCAGTGCGCCGGTGGCCAGCGTGGTACGCCAGGGTAATGAGGCCGGTCTGCGCTACCTGCACTGCAGCCTGTGCGAAAGCGAGTGGCATATGGTGCGCGCCAAGTGCAGCAACTGCGAAGCCACCCGCGACATCGGCTACTGGTCGCTGCAGGACGCGCATGCTGCCGTGCGTGGCGAATCCTGTGGCGACTGCGGCAGCTATCTGAAAATCCTGGCGCTGGACAAGGACCAGCAGGCCGAAGCGGTGGCCGACGACCTGGCCAGTCTGGCGCTGGATGCCGCGCTGGAGGAACAGGGCTTTGCCCGCAGCGGGCTCAACCCGCTGTTGTTTCCCGGCTAG
- a CDS encoding response regulator, which produces MTKNGCHSRINDHPPQLLGVVASLQAHGKHDKGGNMSKTILIVDDSTSLRLVIKMTLEGAGHHVIQAADGQQALAMLEQHRIDLIITDLNMPVLDGFGLLDHIRQHPSHRQIPVVMLTTQGAPHLQQLGQQKGGCSWIVKPFEPSHLLAVVARLTQR; this is translated from the coding sequence ATGACAAAAAACGGCTGCCACAGCCGCATAAACGACCATCCGCCACAGTTGCTGGGTGTAGTGGCCAGCCTGCAGGCCCATGGCAAGCATGACAAGGGGGGGAATATGAGCAAGACCATACTGATTGTCGATGACTCCACCAGCTTGCGGCTGGTGATCAAGATGACACTGGAAGGTGCCGGTCATCATGTCATTCAGGCTGCCGATGGCCAGCAGGCGCTGGCCATGCTGGAGCAGCACCGGATCGACCTGATCATCACCGACCTCAATATGCCGGTGCTGGATGGTTTTGGCCTGCTCGATCACATTCGTCAGCATCCGTCCCACCGGCAAATACCGGTGGTGATGCTGACCACGCAGGGTGCGCCCCACCTGCAACAGTTGGGCCAGCAAAAAGGCGGCTGCAGCTGGATTGTCAAGCCGTTCGAGCCTTCCCACCTGCTGGCCGTGGTGGCCCGCCTCACCCAACGCTGA
- the fdnG gene encoding formate dehydrogenase-N subunit alpha gives MQVNRRQFFKLCAGGMAGSTIATLGLLPEKAMADVRSYKLLRASETRNTCPYCSVGCGILMYGLGDGAKNAKSEIFHIEGDPDHPVNRGALCPKGAGLVDFIHSPNRLKYPEVREAGSNEWKRISWDEAFARIAKHIKQDRDANFIAKNADGVTVNRWLSTGFLAASASSNEAGWLTHKFTRSLGMLAVDNQARVUHGPTVASLAPTFGRGAMTNHWVDIKNANLIVVMGGNAAEAHPVGFRWAIEAKTRNKAKLLVIDPRFTRTASVADFYAPIRTGTDITLLSGVIRHLLETGKYNKEYTLAYTNAALLVHPDFTFEDGLFSGYDAEKRKYDKSTWAYQLDEKGMAKRDDTLSDPRCVINLLKQHVSRYTADVVENICGTPKAAFEAICSYLAETSAPDKTTSFLYALGWTQHSIGAQNIRTMAMIQLLLGNMGMAGGGINALRGHSNIQGLTDLGLLSTSLPGYMTMPSEKEPTLDSYLSKYTSKPLADGQMNYWQNYPKFFISFMKAMWGDKATADNNWGYDWLPKWDKGYDVLQYFELMHQGKVNGYFCQGFNPVASFPNKNKIVASLSRLKFLVIMDPLVTETSTFWQNHGEQNDVDPAKIQTEVFRLPTTCFAEEDGSIVNSGRWLQWHWKGAEGPGEAMTDPQILAGIFLKLKAMYAKDGGTFPDAINSLSWAYGDPHEPKPEELAKELNGKALADLPDPKNPGQFLAKKGELLPGFALLQADGSTASGCWIFAGSWTQAGNQMARRDNSDPSGLGNTLGWAWAWPANRRILYNRASCKPDGTPWDKKRTLIKWNGEKWVGVDVPDFKADEPPGSAMAPFIMQPEGLGRLFALDKMAEGPFPEHYEPFETPLGTNPLHPKVISNPAARLFKDDKAQLGQHQQFPYAATTYRLTEHFHYWTKHARLNAIMQPEQFVEIGEELAKEKGIAHGDLVKVSSQRGYIKAKAVVTKRIKALKVNGQQVHHIGVPIHWGFEGVAKKGFIANTLTPFVGDANTQTPEFKSFLVNVEKA, from the coding sequence ATGCAGGTCAATCGGCGGCAGTTCTTCAAGCTGTGCGCCGGGGGTATGGCAGGTTCTACGATTGCAACACTGGGTTTATTGCCGGAAAAGGCCATGGCCGATGTACGCAGCTACAAGCTGCTGCGTGCCAGTGAAACCCGCAACACCTGTCCTTACTGCTCGGTAGGCTGTGGCATTCTCATGTACGGCCTGGGCGATGGCGCCAAAAACGCCAAGTCCGAAATCTTTCATATCGAAGGCGATCCGGATCATCCGGTCAACCGCGGCGCACTCTGTCCCAAGGGCGCAGGCCTGGTGGATTTCATCCACAGCCCCAACCGCCTGAAGTACCCGGAAGTACGGGAAGCCGGCAGCAATGAATGGAAGCGCATCAGCTGGGATGAGGCGTTCGCCCGCATCGCCAAGCACATCAAGCAGGACCGCGACGCCAATTTCATCGCCAAGAACGCGGATGGCGTGACGGTAAACCGCTGGCTGTCCACCGGTTTTCTGGCCGCTTCGGCCTCCAGTAATGAAGCTGGCTGGCTGACCCACAAATTCACTCGCAGCCTGGGCATGCTGGCTGTCGACAATCAGGCGCGTGTATGACACGGACCAACGGTGGCAAGTCTTGCCCCAACATTTGGTCGCGGTGCCATGACAAACCATTGGGTCGACATCAAGAACGCCAATCTGATCGTGGTGATGGGTGGCAATGCCGCCGAAGCACACCCGGTTGGCTTCCGCTGGGCTATTGAGGCCAAGACCCGCAACAAGGCCAAGCTGCTGGTTATCGACCCGCGCTTTACCCGTACTGCCTCGGTGGCAGACTTCTACGCGCCCATCCGCACCGGCACGGACATTACCCTGTTGTCCGGCGTGATCCGCCATTTGCTGGAAACCGGCAAATACAACAAGGAATACACGCTCGCCTATACCAATGCGGCACTGCTGGTACACCCGGACTTCACCTTTGAAGACGGCCTGTTTAGCGGTTACGACGCGGAAAAACGCAAGTACGACAAATCCACCTGGGCCTACCAGTTGGATGAGAAGGGCATGGCCAAACGCGACGACACGCTGAGCGACCCGCGTTGCGTGATCAACCTGCTCAAACAACATGTGTCGCGCTACACCGCCGATGTGGTGGAAAACATCTGCGGCACGCCCAAGGCGGCTTTTGAAGCCATTTGCTCTTATCTGGCCGAAACCAGTGCGCCGGACAAGACCACCTCCTTCCTGTATGCCCTGGGTTGGACCCAGCATTCCATTGGCGCGCAAAACATCCGCACCATGGCGATGATCCAGCTATTGCTGGGCAATATGGGCATGGCCGGTGGTGGCATCAATGCGCTGCGTGGCCACTCCAATATCCAGGGTCTGACCGACCTGGGCCTGCTCTCCACCAGCCTGCCGGGCTATATGACCATGCCGTCGGAAAAAGAGCCGACGCTGGACAGCTATCTGAGCAAATACACCAGCAAGCCGCTGGCCGACGGCCAGATGAACTACTGGCAGAACTACCCCAAGTTCTTTATCTCCTTCATGAAGGCGATGTGGGGTGACAAGGCCACGGCAGACAACAACTGGGGCTATGACTGGCTGCCCAAGTGGGACAAGGGCTACGACGTGCTGCAGTACTTCGAGCTGATGCACCAGGGCAAGGTGAACGGTTACTTCTGCCAGGGCTTCAACCCGGTGGCCTCCTTCCCCAACAAGAACAAGATCGTGGCTTCGCTGTCGCGACTGAAGTTCCTGGTGATCATGGACCCGCTGGTGACGGAAACCTCCACCTTCTGGCAGAACCACGGTGAGCAGAACGATGTCGATCCGGCCAAGATCCAGACCGAAGTATTCCGCCTGCCCACCACCTGTTTTGCCGAGGAAGACGGCTCCATCGTCAATTCCGGCCGCTGGCTGCAATGGCACTGGAAGGGTGCGGAAGGCCCTGGCGAAGCCATGACCGACCCGCAAATCCTGGCCGGCATCTTCCTCAAGCTCAAAGCCATGTATGCCAAGGATGGCGGCACCTTCCCGGATGCCATCAACAGCCTGTCCTGGGCTTATGGCGACCCGCACGAGCCCAAGCCGGAAGAGCTGGCCAAGGAGCTGAACGGCAAGGCGCTGGCTGATCTGCCCGATCCGAAAAACCCCGGCCAGTTTCTGGCGAAAAAGGGCGAGCTATTGCCTGGCTTTGCCCTGCTGCAGGCCGATGGCAGCACCGCCTCCGGTTGCTGGATTTTTGCCGGTAGCTGGACCCAGGCCGGCAACCAGATGGCACGGCGCGACAACAGCGACCCGTCCGGCCTTGGCAACACCCTGGGCTGGGCCTGGGCGTGGCCGGCCAACCGCCGCATCCTGTACAACCGCGCCTCCTGCAAACCGGATGGCACGCCATGGGACAAGAAACGCACGCTGATCAAGTGGAATGGCGAAAAGTGGGTGGGTGTGGACGTGCCGGACTTCAAGGCTGACGAACCGCCAGGCAGCGCCATGGCACCCTTCATCATGCAGCCGGAAGGGCTGGGACGCCTGTTTGCGCTGGACAAGATGGCTGAAGGGCCGTTCCCTGAGCATTACGAGCCGTTCGAGACGCCGCTTGGCACCAACCCGCTGCATCCCAAGGTGATTTCCAACCCGGCCGCCCGGCTGTTCAAGGACGACAAGGCGCAACTGGGTCAGCATCAGCAGTTCCCCTACGCTGCTACCACCTACCGCCTGACCGAGCACTTCCATTACTGGACCAAGCATGCGCGGCTGAACGCCATCATGCAGCCGGAACAGTTTGTGGAAATCGGCGAGGAACTGGCCAAGGAAAAAGGCATTGCCCATGGTGATCTGGTGAAGGTGTCATCGCAGCGCGGCTATATCAAGGCCAAGGCGGTAGTAACCAAGCGCATCAAGGCGCTGAAGGTGAACGGCCAGCAGGTACACCATATTGGCGTGCCGATTCACTGGGGCTTTGAAGGCGTGGCCAAGAAGGGCTTCATCGCCAACACGCTGACGCCGTTTGTCGGGGATGCCAATACCCAGACGCCGGAGTTCAAGTCCTTCCTCGTCAACGTTGAGAAAGCCTAA
- a CDS encoding STAS domain-containing protein, which yields MSHLLSLSGEQTIYQAVALHQQLADALQQHPELALELSQVSEIDCAGVQVLLWLQAAMQQQGHPLRLYQPSQTVSSFLQLMGFDQLQACVEHGDES from the coding sequence ATGTCCCATCTGCTCTCGCTGTCTGGTGAACAGACCATCTACCAGGCGGTGGCCTTGCACCAGCAACTGGCCGACGCGCTGCAGCAACACCCGGAGCTGGCACTGGAGCTGTCGCAAGTCAGCGAAATCGACTGTGCCGGTGTCCAGGTACTGCTATGGCTGCAGGCCGCCATGCAACAGCAAGGCCACCCGCTACGGCTGTACCAACCCAGCCAGACCGTCAGCAGCTTTCTGCAACTGATGGGGTTTGATCAGTTACAAGCTTGTGTGGAGCATGGCGATGAATCTTGA